In Bacillus sp. SB49, a single window of DNA contains:
- a CDS encoding LysE family transporter, whose amino-acid sequence MFFSYILLGISLSAPLGPINAAQLDKGVRYGFLHAWLVGIGAMAADALFMLLIYLGLAQYVDFPLVKSFLWSFGAFVLLYTGVESIHSSGGWNEEEHISGSSKRKSFRTGFLMALTNPLNILFWMGIYGSILAEVSSRYDDAEILLYSGGIFLGIMLWDILMALAASGARRLLTGRLLRGVSITSGIMLMGFGVYFGFQAYRMIFG is encoded by the coding sequence ATGTTTTTCAGTTACATACTACTCGGCATCTCCCTATCCGCTCCCCTCGGTCCTATTAACGCCGCCCAGTTGGACAAAGGAGTTCGTTACGGTTTTCTCCATGCATGGCTTGTCGGAATCGGAGCGATGGCAGCAGATGCCCTGTTTATGCTGCTTATTTATCTTGGACTGGCCCAGTATGTCGATTTCCCTCTTGTTAAGAGCTTCCTCTGGTCGTTCGGGGCTTTCGTTCTTCTCTATACGGGAGTGGAAAGTATCCACTCCTCCGGAGGGTGGAACGAAGAGGAGCACATATCCGGCAGCTCGAAAAGGAAATCGTTTCGGACAGGCTTCCTTATGGCCCTGACAAATCCTTTGAACATTCTGTTTTGGATGGGGATTTACGGTTCCATTCTCGCCGAGGTTTCGTCCAGATATGATGACGCAGAGATACTTCTATACAGCGGCGGCATATTTCTCGGCATCATGTTATGGGACATCCTGATGGCACTCGCCGCATCCGGCGCACGCCGTCTACTCACCGGACGACTGCTTCGCGGCGTATCCATTACGTCCGGAATCATGCTGATGGGCTTCGGAGTGTATTTTGGCTTTCAAGCATACCGAATGATTTTTGGATAG
- a CDS encoding YqcI/YcgG family protein, whose protein sequence is MLYRKTELENAPERTTWQSKAFTSFSEMMLSRESPYPCVPGIQGFKADMLRFAFLSDPSGSAAPETLGQILKQYGTISRETGDYASLVVLCEPCLHSYQIKDYESLFWNLLNECHAADEREWPEHIPLDPSDPAWEFCYDGEPYFAFCATPAHERRKSRHFPYLLLAFQPRFVFEKINASTPLGRKLQNVIRKRLSIYDDLPIHPSLKWYGEENNHEWKQYFLAEENTSPSKCPFMAMKQKWNSLRS, encoded by the coding sequence ATGCTTTACAGAAAAACAGAACTGGAGAATGCTCCGGAACGAACCACTTGGCAGTCTAAAGCCTTCACAAGCTTTTCCGAAATGATGCTCTCCAGAGAGAGCCCCTATCCATGTGTTCCCGGTATCCAAGGATTCAAAGCGGATATGCTGCGGTTCGCATTTTTATCCGATCCAAGCGGATCCGCTGCGCCGGAAACACTTGGACAAATTTTAAAGCAATACGGAACAATTTCAAGAGAAACGGGTGATTACGCTTCTCTTGTCGTTTTGTGTGAGCCTTGCCTCCATTCTTATCAAATCAAAGATTATGAGTCGTTGTTCTGGAACCTTCTAAATGAATGTCACGCTGCGGACGAAAGAGAATGGCCCGAACATATCCCACTTGATCCATCAGATCCTGCCTGGGAATTCTGTTACGACGGAGAGCCTTACTTCGCTTTCTGCGCGACTCCCGCTCACGAACGAAGGAAGAGCAGACACTTTCCTTATCTGCTTCTCGCCTTCCAGCCCCGCTTTGTATTTGAAAAAATAAACGCTTCCACTCCGCTAGGGAGAAAACTGCAGAATGTTATCAGGAAACGTCTTTCTATTTATGATGACCTCCCTATCCACCCTTCCCTTAAGTGGTACGGAGAAGAGAATAACCACGAATGGAAACAATATTTCCTGGCAGAAGAGAATACCTCGCCTTCTAAGTGCCCGTTTATGGCAATGAAACAGAAATGGAACAGTCTCCGATCATGA
- a CDS encoding amino acid permease produces MDGKLTWWQMSFIGVGCIIGTGFFLGSSIAIELAGPSVLICYLAAGIGTYIVFHALASMTAHHPEKGSFRTYAKQAFGTWAGFGNGWLYWCSEMLIMGSQLTALAIFARFWFPHVPLWLCAACFAVLGLSVLWIGTQLIEKLENICGLIKLAALVMFLILAIVALFGGFEESAGQTLSSPLEEFFTQGFNGIWAALIFCFYAFGGIEVMGLMAKELKDPKDALRSGKWMLLALTVLYILGFWLVMEIVSWAAISPDESPFLSALKTFSLPLVPDIFNGLLIVAGFSTMVASLYAVTTMLMTLSEEGDAPARFKEEKSGRVSGAAFLLTVIVVAASVILAVWLPETIFEYITTAAGLLLLYNWAFILLSYYKLMARAWFAKIRVTTGLLLLLSAVTGTLLEKIARTGFYVSLLFLIVIAIATYIKQKQSPIMKS; encoded by the coding sequence GTGGATGGAAAGCTGACTTGGTGGCAGATGTCCTTCATAGGCGTGGGCTGTATTATCGGAACAGGATTTTTCTTAGGGTCAAGCATAGCGATAGAACTGGCCGGGCCGTCGGTCCTTATTTGTTATCTGGCAGCCGGAATCGGTACCTATATCGTTTTTCACGCCCTTGCTTCTATGACGGCACACCATCCAGAGAAAGGGTCCTTCCGTACGTATGCGAAACAGGCATTTGGAACGTGGGCGGGATTTGGGAACGGTTGGCTGTACTGGTGCTCCGAAATGCTTATTATGGGGAGTCAATTAACTGCCTTAGCAATATTCGCCAGGTTCTGGTTCCCGCATGTGCCTCTTTGGTTGTGTGCGGCCTGTTTCGCGGTGCTTGGTCTGAGTGTGTTGTGGATCGGTACACAATTAATTGAGAAACTTGAGAATATATGCGGGCTGATTAAATTGGCAGCACTCGTCATGTTTCTTATCTTAGCGATTGTCGCTCTCTTCGGGGGCTTTGAGGAATCCGCCGGACAAACCCTTTCCTCTCCGCTGGAAGAATTTTTCACGCAGGGGTTCAACGGGATATGGGCAGCTCTGATCTTTTGTTTTTATGCCTTTGGTGGAATAGAAGTGATGGGGCTGATGGCAAAGGAATTAAAAGATCCCAAGGACGCATTAAGGTCGGGTAAGTGGATGCTTCTTGCGTTGACGGTCCTCTATATTCTGGGGTTCTGGCTTGTTATGGAGATTGTTTCGTGGGCAGCGATATCGCCCGATGAGAGTCCTTTTCTTTCGGCCTTGAAGACGTTCTCCCTTCCGTTGGTCCCTGATATCTTCAACGGTCTTTTGATTGTTGCCGGATTTTCGACGATGGTCGCCTCGCTGTATGCTGTCACTACGATGTTAATGACTTTGAGTGAGGAGGGGGATGCTCCGGCTCGGTTTAAGGAAGAGAAATCGGGAAGGGTTTCCGGAGCAGCATTCTTGCTTACTGTGATCGTGGTCGCCGCTTCGGTTATTCTCGCCGTCTGGCTGCCTGAGACGATCTTCGAGTATATCACCACGGCTGCGGGACTGCTCCTTCTTTATAACTGGGCATTCATCCTCCTCTCTTATTATAAATTAATGGCTCGGGCATGGTTTGCCAAGATCAGGGTTACAACCGGTCTCCTGCTTCTATTGTCAGCGGTGACAGGTACACTTCTTGAAAAGATTGCAAGAACCGGCTTTTATGTAAGTCTGCTGTTTCTCATTGTGATCGCAATTGCCACCTATATAAAGCAAAAACAGTCTCCGATCATGAAGTCATGA
- a CDS encoding arginine deiminase family protein, protein MLNPNCWNEFDRLKTVIVCTPSCLDIPDQKTADYVQWEKPVQSDKARASFEGMVDAMKTEGVEVINYCNYLSKEDQNTHKQLINRYFTRDLACSFGSIFIPGEAGTSLRRPEYRLAHPLFEKWTSPDQYSVDWNDPLHALEFGDVLLLSRDAVFINVGLRSSHESARLLKDRLLASGFSEVGIIDLPRQGAEMHLDMNCAIIGATSILCKSYMRFFPVEVWKEDGASYMMTGPFLERHGYSPVWTDDVKHTVADINFLNLDPETILISTKANKKILKEDVFRKKRLIEIDVDELEKGGGGIRCMTLPVTRE, encoded by the coding sequence ATGCTGAATCCGAACTGCTGGAATGAATTTGATCGTTTGAAGACTGTCATCGTCTGTACACCATCCTGTCTCGATATTCCCGATCAGAAAACTGCGGATTATGTGCAGTGGGAAAAGCCCGTCCAATCCGACAAAGCTAGGGCCTCTTTCGAAGGCATGGTGGATGCGATGAAGACAGAGGGTGTGGAAGTGATCAACTACTGCAATTACTTGTCTAAAGAGGACCAAAACACCCATAAACAATTAATCAACCGTTATTTCACAAGAGATCTTGCCTGCAGTTTCGGATCGATATTCATCCCTGGTGAAGCTGGCACCTCTCTAAGACGGCCGGAATACCGGCTTGCGCATCCTCTTTTTGAGAAATGGACAAGTCCTGACCAATATTCTGTTGACTGGAACGATCCTCTGCACGCGCTCGAATTTGGAGATGTTCTCCTTCTCAGCAGAGATGCCGTCTTTATCAATGTAGGATTACGCTCCAGTCACGAGAGCGCACGACTTTTGAAAGATCGACTGCTTGCAAGCGGATTCTCAGAAGTCGGTATCATTGATCTGCCCCGACAAGGAGCGGAAATGCACTTGGATATGAACTGCGCCATCATAGGTGCGACTTCCATCCTCTGCAAAAGCTACATGCGTTTCTTTCCTGTGGAAGTATGGAAGGAGGATGGTGCTTCGTATATGATGACAGGCCCCTTCCTTGAGCGTCACGGTTATTCCCCCGTGTGGACCGATGATGTAAAGCATACTGTCGCAGATATTAACTTTCTTAATTTGGATCCGGAAACCATCCTGATCAGTACGAAAGCCAACAAAAAAATTCTTAAAGAAGATGTCTTCCGAAAGAAGCGGCTGATTGAAATTGATGTTGATGAACTGGAAAAAGGCGGTGGTGGAATACGCTGCATGACGCTGCCTGTGACAAGAGAATAA
- the smpB gene encoding SsrA-binding protein SmpB, translated as MPKGNGKTLAQNKKARHDYHIEETFEAGIVLQGTEIKSIRNGRLNLKDSFARINKGEVFLHNMHISPYEQGNIFNHDPTRARKLLLHRKEINQLIGQTQQKGYSVVPLKVYIKNGVAKVLIGLGKGKKKYDKREDLKQKQQKREIDRAMKDSLR; from the coding sequence ATGCCTAAGGGAAACGGAAAGACATTAGCACAAAATAAAAAAGCACGTCATGATTACCATATAGAAGAGACGTTTGAAGCGGGCATTGTCCTTCAGGGCACGGAGATCAAGTCGATCCGTAATGGACGCCTAAATTTGAAAGACAGCTTCGCCCGGATTAATAAAGGGGAAGTGTTTCTCCATAACATGCATATTTCGCCTTATGAACAGGGGAACATCTTCAATCACGACCCGACTCGGGCGCGTAAACTGCTTCTGCACCGAAAAGAAATCAACCAGCTTATTGGTCAGACCCAGCAGAAAGGGTATTCGGTCGTACCGCTCAAAGTCTATATAAAAAACGGGGTAGCGAAGGTTTTAATTGGACTCGGTAAAGGGAAGAAGAAATATGACAAACGGGAAGACTTGAAGCAGAAACAGCAGAAGCGGGAAATTGACCGCGCCATGAAAGACAGCCTGCGGTAG
- a CDS encoding GNAT family N-acetyltransferase, with product MADIRRLTRNDYDVFKRMDTGIEDDYVLRIFPRLVESDSEYLYGMFEDDALLSICGISLYGKGRYAMLGRLRSDRRHQGKGCSTNLLSRVIEDFQINENIRWFGGHTQINNKAARRVFSKLGFHGESVTHAVILKKPEHLKGHTPGPVWEEVTDPSHKRSLLMQYASKVFPYECYYPLPYDEVFFTDAYMKASSFYINKAEDRFMIIRNDVKGEAYAHVKYSWDDAFHQPGFYETVLEYWKKNSENDGCWFDFTEAGFQTIPNTTAFEFQDPWILYGQWKRNHLDFLMKSTCKY from the coding sequence ATGGCTGATATAAGGCGCTTAACACGAAACGACTATGATGTCTTTAAGCGAATGGATACAGGAATAGAAGATGATTACGTGCTGCGTATCTTTCCACGTTTAGTGGAATCGGATAGCGAGTACTTGTACGGGATGTTTGAAGACGATGCCCTCCTTTCCATCTGCGGCATCAGTCTATATGGCAAGGGACGTTATGCGATGCTGGGGCGGCTGCGGAGTGACCGACGGCACCAAGGAAAGGGCTGCTCCACCAACCTGCTTTCCCGCGTTATTGAAGATTTTCAAATAAATGAGAATATCCGTTGGTTCGGAGGGCACACACAAATAAACAACAAAGCAGCGAGAAGAGTATTTTCCAAACTCGGTTTTCACGGTGAATCGGTTACTCATGCCGTCATTCTTAAGAAACCAGAGCACTTGAAAGGGCACACACCAGGGCCTGTCTGGGAGGAAGTCACCGATCCCTCTCATAAACGCAGCCTTCTGATGCAGTACGCTTCAAAGGTTTTCCCTTATGAATGCTACTATCCCCTTCCCTACGACGAGGTATTCTTTACAGATGCTTACATGAAAGCTTCCTCTTTCTACATAAACAAAGCAGAGGATCGTTTTATGATCATTAGAAATGATGTAAAAGGTGAAGCATATGCCCATGTGAAATACAGTTGGGATGATGCTTTTCATCAACCCGGTTTTTATGAAACCGTGCTGGAGTACTGGAAGAAGAACAGCGAAAATGATGGGTGCTGGTTTGACTTTACCGAAGCAGGCTTCCAAACCATCCCAAACACGACTGCCTTTGAATTTCAGGACCCTTGGATCCTGTACGGACAATGGAAGCGGAACCATCTTGACTTTTTAATGAAATCAACCTGTAAGTATTGA
- a CDS encoding Thoeris anti-defense Tad2 family protein, with protein MNFIQAVQLLDEGNALRRTSWTSAGYITKDEQGTISFFDHNEPAIYQLSTTDALADDWEQVEKDRWTIVSVSHDRELMQGRLFVSYQICAEHNGEVLNNHLIDEQELPQWARYVDVDLKTSSRHLNEKDIENVQNKLSA; from the coding sequence ATGAACTTTATTCAAGCCGTACAGCTGTTGGACGAAGGTAATGCATTACGACGTACTTCATGGACAAGTGCTGGATATATAACGAAGGACGAACAAGGAACGATAAGCTTCTTCGATCACAATGAACCGGCTATCTATCAACTCTCCACGACAGACGCTCTCGCAGACGACTGGGAGCAGGTAGAAAAAGACCGCTGGACGATCGTTTCCGTTTCTCACGATCGTGAACTGATGCAGGGCAGACTGTTCGTTTCCTACCAAATCTGCGCAGAACACAACGGCGAGGTTTTGAACAATCATTTGATCGACGAGCAGGAGCTGCCTCAATGGGCGCGCTATGTCGATGTAGACCTAAAAACCTCTTCCCGTCACCTCAACGAAAAAGACATCGAGAACGTACAGAACAAACTCAGTGCCTAA
- the rnr gene encoding ribonuclease R: MSSELKQKILDLFQEHISKPLSVEELQDALELDGADSFKELMKTLNSLEEEGELVRTRKNRFGLPEKMNLIRGRIQMHAKGFAFLIPDEEDKDDVYIHHSDLNSSMNNDKVLVRIEKRKEDGTRPEGAVIRILERATTRVVGTYESSRNFGFVIADDKRIPNDIFIPKGQTNGAVDGHKVIVNITKFPEGRMSAEGEIVEILGHKNDPGIDIISIIYKHGIKVDFPEEVLQQAADTPETISEDEIKNRRDLRDETIVTIDGADAKDLDDAVTVKKLDNGHFKLGVHIADVSYYVKDGSPIDKEARERATSVYLVDRVIPMIPHRLSNGICSLNPQVDRLTLSCEMEIDSSGEVVQHEIFQSVIKTNERMTYKDVNSILEDEDEELIKKYESLVPMFREMERLASTLRGKRMGRGAIDFDFKEAGVVVDEEGKAVDVKLRERSVAERLIEEFMLAANETVAEHFHWMEVPFIHRIHQDPDEEKLQKFFEFVANLGYVVKGSAESVHPQALQKVLEEVKGTQEDMIISKLMLRSMQQAKYDPQSLGHFGLATDFYTHFTSPIRRYPDLIVHRLIRTYLVEDKLDYKTRKHWKDQMPEIARHSSEMERAAVDAERETDDLKKAEFMQDKIGEEFEGVISSITSFGMFVELPNTVEGLVHVSTLTDDYYSFHENQFAMIGERTGNVFRIGDEVTIRVTNVNLDERVVDFEIDGMKPRKQRPRPERPKQIKSKGPERKKDKKKNKQKGNKPFYRNKGVPKKGSKKKKK, from the coding sequence TTGAGTTCAGAATTAAAGCAGAAGATATTAGATTTATTCCAGGAGCATATTTCCAAACCATTATCCGTCGAAGAATTGCAGGATGCATTGGAACTTGATGGGGCTGATTCATTTAAGGAATTAATGAAGACGCTGAACAGTCTTGAAGAGGAAGGGGAGCTCGTTCGTACTAGGAAAAACCGCTTCGGTCTACCGGAGAAGATGAATTTGATCCGTGGACGAATCCAAATGCATGCCAAAGGTTTCGCATTCCTCATTCCTGATGAGGAAGACAAAGATGATGTGTACATCCATCATTCCGATTTGAATTCTTCCATGAACAATGACAAAGTACTTGTTCGAATTGAGAAGCGGAAGGAAGATGGAACAAGGCCGGAAGGTGCGGTTATCAGAATTCTTGAAAGAGCGACAACCCGCGTGGTGGGGACCTATGAATCCAGCCGCAATTTCGGTTTTGTCATTGCGGATGATAAACGTATCCCTAATGATATTTTCATTCCGAAGGGACAGACGAATGGTGCGGTGGACGGCCATAAAGTCATCGTCAATATCACCAAATTCCCTGAAGGGCGTATGAGTGCGGAAGGTGAAATTGTTGAAATACTTGGTCACAAAAATGACCCGGGTATCGATATCATTTCCATTATATATAAGCACGGAATTAAGGTGGACTTTCCGGAAGAAGTGCTGCAGCAGGCAGCGGATACACCGGAGACAATCAGTGAAGATGAAATTAAGAACCGTCGGGATCTTCGTGATGAAACGATCGTTACGATTGACGGGGCGGATGCGAAGGACTTGGATGACGCGGTTACAGTGAAGAAACTGGATAACGGCCATTTCAAACTCGGTGTTCATATCGCAGATGTTTCCTATTATGTCAAAGACGGATCTCCTATTGATAAAGAAGCGAGGGAACGCGCGACCAGTGTGTATTTGGTGGATCGGGTTATTCCTATGATTCCTCACCGGTTATCGAATGGAATCTGCTCTCTGAATCCTCAGGTGGACAGGTTGACGTTGTCCTGCGAGATGGAAATCGACAGCAGCGGTGAAGTAGTCCAACATGAAATTTTCCAAAGTGTGATCAAGACAAATGAACGAATGACATATAAAGATGTAAACAGCATTCTTGAAGATGAGGATGAGGAACTCATTAAGAAATATGAGAGCCTTGTACCGATGTTCCGGGAAATGGAAAGACTGGCCAGCACGCTGCGCGGAAAACGCATGGGACGCGGAGCTATCGATTTCGATTTCAAAGAAGCCGGCGTCGTTGTGGACGAAGAAGGAAAAGCAGTCGATGTCAAGCTTCGGGAACGGTCGGTGGCAGAGCGTTTGATTGAAGAATTCATGCTTGCAGCCAACGAAACCGTTGCGGAGCACTTCCACTGGATGGAGGTCCCTTTCATTCACCGGATTCACCAGGACCCGGATGAAGAGAAACTGCAAAAGTTCTTTGAATTTGTAGCAAACCTGGGCTATGTCGTGAAAGGCTCTGCCGAGAGTGTTCACCCGCAGGCGCTGCAGAAAGTGTTGGAAGAAGTCAAAGGGACGCAGGAAGACATGATCATATCAAAACTGATGCTCAGATCCATGCAGCAGGCTAAGTATGATCCGCAGAGCCTTGGACACTTCGGTCTTGCAACGGATTTCTATACGCACTTTACATCTCCGATCCGCCGTTACCCGGACTTAATTGTGCATCGCCTGATCCGCACTTACCTTGTAGAAGATAAGCTGGATTATAAGACGCGTAAGCATTGGAAAGATCAAATGCCGGAGATCGCCCGCCATTCGTCCGAAATGGAACGGGCGGCAGTTGATGCCGAACGGGAAACAGATGATTTGAAAAAAGCGGAATTCATGCAGGATAAAATCGGGGAAGAGTTTGAAGGTGTCATCAGTTCCATCACCAGTTTCGGTATGTTCGTTGAATTACCGAATACAGTGGAGGGCCTTGTTCATGTTAGTACTTTAACAGATGATTACTATTCCTTCCACGAAAACCAGTTCGCTATGATTGGAGAAAGGACCGGGAACGTCTTCCGTATTGGAGATGAAGTCACCATCCGTGTGACGAATGTAAATCTTGATGAACGGGTTGTGGATTTCGAAATTGACGGTATGAAGCCCCGTAAACAGCGTCCCCGTCCGGAGCGTCCGAAGCAGATTAAATCCAAAGGACCGGAACGGAAGAAAGATAAGAAGAAAAACAAGCAAAAAGGAAACAAACCATTTTATAGAAATAAAGGCGTTCCTAAAAAAGGAAGCAAGAAAAAGAAAAAATAA
- a CDS encoding alpha/beta hydrolase, with protein sequence MKIKQPQPFTFEGGERAVLLLHGFTGHSADVRMLGRFLQKNGYTAHAPIYRGHGRELEALIDARPEDWWKDVQDSLNHLRDSGYEKIAVAGLSLGGVLGLKTAYSEPIKGLVTMCAPMFFDNEKQLTQGFEFKARQYKQLEGKDKETIDKEVAELLDESSEMFKQLGAFITSVHDEVDQIYTPTFVVQAAQDDMINTDSADYIYEQVEADQKDIKWYKNSGHVITMDKEKEQLHEDILEFLESLDWS encoded by the coding sequence ATGAAAATCAAACAACCTCAGCCATTTACGTTTGAAGGAGGAGAACGTGCGGTATTATTACTACATGGATTCACGGGGCATTCTGCCGATGTGAGAATGCTGGGACGATTCCTTCAAAAGAACGGATATACGGCTCATGCGCCCATTTACAGAGGGCACGGCCGTGAACTGGAAGCTTTGATCGATGCAAGACCGGAGGATTGGTGGAAGGATGTACAGGATTCCTTAAACCATCTAAGGGATTCCGGTTACGAGAAGATTGCAGTCGCTGGTCTTTCCCTAGGCGGTGTGCTCGGATTGAAAACCGCTTATTCCGAACCGATTAAAGGTCTTGTTACGATGTGTGCACCGATGTTCTTCGATAACGAAAAACAGCTCACACAAGGATTTGAATTCAAAGCAAGACAGTACAAACAACTGGAAGGCAAAGATAAAGAAACGATTGATAAAGAGGTAGCTGAGCTGCTCGATGAATCGTCTGAAATGTTCAAACAACTTGGCGCTTTTATCACAAGCGTACACGATGAAGTCGACCAAATCTACACACCGACTTTCGTTGTCCAGGCTGCACAGGATGACATGATCAACACAGATAGTGCTGACTACATCTATGAGCAGGTGGAAGCAGATCAAAAAGATATTAAATGGTACAAAAACTCCGGGCATGTCATTACGATGGATAAGGAAAAGGAACAGCTTCACGAAGATATACTTGAATTCCTTGAATCATTGGATTGGTCATAA
- the secG gene encoding preprotein translocase subunit SecG, whose amino-acid sequence METLAITLLTIDTVILIILVLLQSGKSAGLSGAISGGAEQLFGKQKARGIDAVLHRATIVTGVLFFVFAFLATYILG is encoded by the coding sequence ATGGAAACACTTGCGATTACTTTATTGACGATTGATACGGTTATTTTGATCATTCTGGTTCTTCTGCAGTCAGGAAAGAGTGCCGGGCTGTCCGGAGCTATTTCCGGCGGAGCGGAACAGCTGTTCGGTAAGCAAAAAGCAAGAGGGATTGATGCAGTCCTTCACAGAGCAACTATCGTGACAGGAGTTCTGTTCTTCGTTTTCGCTTTCTTGGCGACATATATTCTCGGGTAA
- a CDS encoding DeoR/GlpR family DNA-binding transcription regulator, giving the protein MLTPDRHQLILKAVKNNHTAKIQQLVDATGASESTIRRDLDHLEKEGLLRRVHGGASLKSSANTEPTMREKATKFHKEKTHIAKFAASLVQDGDCIFLDAGSTTFEMIPYLKQNDITVVTNGLSHLDALNDHQIATYVLGGRVKHRTGAVIGAGALDNLKQYRFDICFMGANGVTLEDGFTTPDPEEAVIKQTTIRFSRKRYVLIDHSKFGEVSFTKISDLSDAEIVTDYDGEDLKEYQSKTNIKVVTT; this is encoded by the coding sequence ATGCTCACGCCAGATCGTCACCAACTCATCCTGAAAGCAGTCAAAAACAATCACACAGCTAAGATACAACAACTGGTCGATGCTACGGGTGCTTCTGAATCAACGATCCGTCGTGACTTAGATCATTTGGAAAAGGAAGGGTTGCTGAGACGCGTCCACGGCGGTGCCTCCCTGAAGAGCTCTGCGAATACGGAACCGACGATGCGCGAGAAAGCTACCAAGTTTCACAAAGAAAAAACTCACATAGCAAAATTTGCCGCATCCCTTGTACAGGACGGCGATTGCATATTTCTTGATGCGGGTTCCACAACATTCGAAATGATTCCGTACCTTAAGCAAAACGACATCACTGTTGTAACGAACGGTCTATCCCATCTGGATGCCCTCAATGACCATCAGATAGCGACATACGTCTTAGGTGGAAGGGTCAAACACCGGACCGGCGCAGTCATAGGAGCCGGCGCTTTGGATAACTTGAAGCAGTATCGCTTTGATATCTGTTTCATGGGAGCGAACGGCGTCACCCTGGAGGACGGTTTTACGACACCGGATCCTGAAGAAGCTGTTATCAAACAAACGACGATCCGTTTTTCGCGGAAGCGTTATGTATTGATTGATCACTCGAAATTCGGGGAAGTCAGCTTCACTAAGATTTCCGATCTATCGGATGCTGAAATTGTGACAGACTATGATGGAGAAGACTTGAAAGAATATCAAAGCAAAACGAACATAAAGGTTGTGACTACATGA
- the pfkB gene encoding 1-phosphofructokinase — MIYTCTLNPSIDYIMHVDGFEAGELNRAERTFYYPGGKGINVSRVMGRLGVETKALGFLGGFTGAFVKEALEAENVSHDFIDTKQNTRVNVKLKSQGESEINGPGPEISEILQETLLTQIRSMDENDTLVLAGSVPSSLPSDFYVTVVGICAENGTKVVADTSGKALEQLIGLPLFLLKPNHHELGELFDVTIDSKELAAEYGKKLLDKGVEHVIVSMGGEGAVYVGKESVRYANVPKGVLKNSVGAGDSVVSGFLSALHHGKPEEEAFRYGVASGSATAFQDDLCQQEDVEKLLPEIKLTTIK, encoded by the coding sequence ATGATTTATACTTGTACATTGAATCCTTCCATTGATTACATTATGCATGTAGATGGATTCGAAGCCGGTGAATTGAACCGCGCAGAACGGACCTTCTACTACCCGGGCGGAAAAGGAATCAACGTGTCCCGCGTCATGGGCAGACTCGGTGTCGAAACAAAAGCACTCGGGTTCCTCGGCGGGTTCACGGGAGCGTTTGTAAAAGAAGCTCTTGAAGCGGAAAATGTATCCCACGACTTCATCGACACGAAGCAGAACACGCGTGTCAATGTTAAGTTGAAGAGCCAGGGTGAGTCTGAAATTAACGGTCCAGGACCTGAAATCTCAGAAATATTACAGGAAACCCTCCTTACACAAATCCGCAGTATGGATGAGAACGATACGCTTGTGCTTGCAGGAAGTGTCCCTTCCTCCCTGCCATCTGATTTCTACGTAACCGTTGTAGGTATCTGCGCAGAGAACGGAACGAAAGTAGTAGCCGATACTTCAGGAAAAGCACTCGAACAGCTGATCGGCCTTCCTTTATTCCTGCTGAAACCCAATCACCATGAACTTGGAGAGTTATTTGATGTAACGATAGACTCCAAAGAACTCGCAGCGGAGTATGGGAAGAAACTTTTGGACAAAGGTGTGGAGCACGTCATTGTATCAATGGGCGGCGAGGGCGCCGTTTATGTAGGAAAAGAGAGCGTTCGTTACGCCAATGTTCCGAAAGGTGTATTGAAGAATTCAGTAGGAGCCGGCGATTCTGTCGTATCCGGTTTTCTATCTGCCCTTCACCACGGCAAGCCGGAAGAGGAAGCATTCCGCTACGGCGTAGCTTCCGGAAGTGCTACAGCCTTCCAGGATGACCTTTGTCAGCAGGAAGACGTGGAGAAATTACTGCCAGAAATTAAATTAACTACTATTAAATAA